The window GGCGCTCGAACTCGAGGACGACCGTCCTCGCCGTGCGCCGCGGCGTGACGATGGTGAGCGCGACGTCGTGCGCCGCGAGGATGACGGGCGCCGGACCAGCGCTGCCGCGGCAGGCGATCGGCCTGCGCCAGCGCGGCGCCCCACTCCGCCGGCAGCGCCCTCCGATCCGTTCTTCAGCCAGCCCTACGAAGCCCAGGCCGGCATCGAGCCCGTGTGGGAGAAGTCGGCCGCCCAGGCGTCGGCGCCCAGCAGCGGGCTGTCGCGCTACATCAAGGCCAAGAAGCGCGTGGCGTCCTTGCTGGGTGGCAAGTAAGGCGGCGATCAGCCGGCCAGCAAGGCGAACACCGCCGGTACGTCGGCCGGCAGTTCCGTGGAGCGCTGGCGCCACTGCGCCACCCGCGCACTGCGGGTCCAGCCACCCGGCAGGGTCAGGCCGCAACTGACGCTCAACCAGGTGTCCGGCGCGAGCGCACTGAGCAGCGCCCGGAGCAGGGCGCCATTGCGGTAGGGCGTCTCGATCATCAGCTGCGTCTGGCCGAGACGGCGTGACAGCGCCTCCAGTTCCTTCAGCCGCTGGGCCTGCGCGCCGGCTTCCTGCGGCACGTAGCCGACGAAGGCGAAGCTCTGGCCGTTCAGGCCGCTGGCGGCCAGTGCCAGCAGCAGCGAGGTCGGGCCAGGCAAGGGCTGCACGCTCACGTCGGCCGCATGGGCGGCCGCCACCAGAGCGGCGCCAGGGTCGGCAACGGCGGGCAGGCCGGCTTCGCTGATCAGCCCGATGTCGTGACCATCGAGCGCGGGTGCCAGCAGCGCCCGCAGATCCGCCGGCTCGGCCGCGTGGCGGCCTTTCGGCGGTCGCTGCAGCTCACGGATCTCCAGGGTTTGCAGCGGCTGCGCCAGCGGCGTGATGGCGTCCACGCGCTTCAGGAAGGCGCGGGTCGACTTGGCGTTCTCGCACACCCAGTACCGCAACCGGGCTGCGGCGTCGATCACGCCCTGCGGCAGCACCTCGCGGAGATCGGGTGGGGGCAGGCTGCCAACCAGCGTGCCGAGGTCCAGGGTGTTCGGCACCAGGATCAGCCGGCCCTTCATCCCGGGCTCCGCAGCAGCACGTCGATCCCGGCCTCGCGCAGCAGCTTGGCGGTGGCGATCAGCGGCAGGCCGATCAGGGCGGTCGGGTCGTCGGATTCGATCGCGTCGAGCAACGCGATACCCAGGCCTTCGGACTTGGCGCTGCCGGCGCAGTCGTAGGGCTGCTCTGCGCGCAGGTAGGCCTCGATCTCCGCGTCGCCCAGCGCCCTGAAACGCACCGCCACCGGCACACGCAGCAGTCGCTCGAAGCCGGTGGCCGGTCGCACCACCGCCAGCGCCGTCTGGAAGACCACGGTGCGGCCACTCATCGAACGCAGTTGCTCGACCGCGCGCTGGTGCCCGCCGGGCTTGCCGATCGGCGTGCCGTCCAGGTCGGCCACCTGGTCGGAGCCGATCACGACCGCGTCGGCATGGCGCGCCGCCACCTCGTGCGCCTTGGCGAGCGCCAGGCGCTCGGCCAGCGCGGCAGGGGCTTCGCCGGCGAGGGGCGTCTCGTCGACGCGCGGACTGTCCACCTCGAAGGGCACGCGCAGGCGCATCAACAGTTCGCGCCGGTAGCGCGAGGTGGAGCCGAGGATCAGGCGAGGCGGCGGCGTGGGGATCATGGGCGCCATTGTCGGTGCGGCGCATAAACTCCGGGCGCGATGAAGCCGAGCGAACAGAACCCCTTGCGCCTGAACGTCGCCGGCCTGGCGGCGGACGCAGCCAGCTTGTCGGGTACGTGGTCGCTGACGACGCTGGAGCGTCTGGCGGCCAGCGCCCATGCCGATGCGCCGCCGGCCGCCGGGGACGAGGTTGTCTGGGCCGCCCGGGGCGAGCAGCGTCGGCGCACGGGTGGCAGCCCGGAGGTCTGGATGCACTTGCAGGCCCGCACGTCGGTCCGACTGCAGTGCCAGCGTTGCCTGGCGCCGGTCGAGGTCGCGCTGGACTGCGATCGGTGGTTCCAGTTCGTGGCGACCGAGGATGCCGCTGCCGCCCTCGATGCCGACAGCGAGGACGACGTGCTCGAACTGACCCGGGCGCTGGACCTGCGCGAACTCGTCGAGGACGAGTTCCTGCTGTCGTTGCCGGTGGTGCCGCGGCACGACCGTTGTCCCGAGCCGCTGGTCGTTACCGGCGATGTCCTGGCCGCCGAGCCCGTGGCGCCCGCGAAGGAGAACCCGTTCGCCGTGCTCCAGGCACTCAAGACGCCCAAGGCCGGCCACTGACCCGGCCAACGTTCCGGGTATACTCGCGGGCTGTTTTATATTTCTGCCGGGCTTGCCCGACATGAAAGCTGCCGGCGCATGGCGCTCCGGCATGGACCATCCGCCACGGTGCTCCGGTCGATCCGGGGGTGCCACGGCAGCGTCCGGCGTCTGGTCGCCGGGCACGCAAGACCCAGGAGCTCCTCATGGCCGTTCAACAGAACAAGAAGTCCCCGTCGAAGCGCGGCATGCACCGCTCGCACAACGCTCTGAACACCCCGGGCCTGGCGATCGAGCCGACCACCGGTGAAACCCATCTGCGCCACCACATCAGCGCTACCGGTTTCTACCGCGGCCGCAAGGTGCTGAAGACCAAGGCGGATGCCTGAATCGGTGCGGCCCGGCGCCTCGTGCGGCCGGGCAGCGTCATCCTGCTTCGCAACGCGCCCGGCATGCCTGATTGAAGGCGGCCGGGCGTTGTCGTTGGTTCGGCGGCAACGTGCAAGCGCTGCTTCGCGCGTCACTTGCCACCGCTCCGCGCAAGGCTTAGCGTGTCGCCTGTGACCCGGCCAAGGCCCGCCTCCGCTCCGTCGACACCATGAACGACCCGCTCGCTTCCGCTGCCGAGGCCCGGTCTGCCACGGTGCGCTTGGCCGTCGACTGCATGGGCGGCGACCATGGTCCTTCGGTCACGCTACCGGCCTGTCGGGCCTTCCTGGCGGCCCATCCCGGCGCCGAGCTGTTGCTCGTCGGACGCCCCGAGGCGCTGGCGCCGGCGGCCGGCTGGGAGCGCTGCACGCTGGTGTCGGCGAGCGAGGTGGTCGCGATGGACGACCCCGTCGAGGTGGCCCTCCGGCGCAAGCGCGACTCGTCGCTGCGCGTCGCGATCAGCCAGGTCAAGCCGGTCGATGGCGTGGCGGCGGCGCAGGCCTGTGTCTCTGCGGGCAACACGGGGGCGCTGATGGCCGTGGCGCGCTATGTGCTCAAGACACTCGACGGCATCGATCGCCCGGCGATCGCTACCGTGATGCCGAACCAGCTCGATGGTCACACCACCGTGCTCGATCTCGGCGCCAACGTCGACTGCACGGCCGAACACCTGCTGCAGTTCGCGGTGATGGGCAGCGCACTGGTGGCCGCCGTCGAGGGCAAGGCGAACCCGAGCGTCGGCCTGCTGAACATCGGCGAAGAGGCGATCAAGGGCAGCGAGACCATCAAGCGCGCCGGCGAATTGCTGCGCGCCGCAGCCGCCGGCGGCCAGCTCAACTTCGTCGGCAACGTCGAGGGCAACGACATCTTCACCGGCCGCACCGACATCGTCGTGTGCGACGGTTTCGTCGGCAATGTGGCGCTGAAGACGGCCGAAGGCCTGGCCTCGATGCTGTCGAGCTTCATTCGCCAGGAGTTCACCCGCAGCTGGTACAGCAAGCTGGCGGCGCTGGTGGCGTTGCCCGTGCTCAGGCACTTCAAGAACCGGGTCGACCACCGCCGCTACAACGGTGCGGCGCTGCTCGGCCTGCGCGGCCTGGTGTTCAAGAGCCACGGTTCGGCCGATGCCTTTGCTTTCGAGCAGGCGCTCAACCGGGCTTATGATGCCGCGCGAAACCGACTGCTCGATCGGGTCCACGACCGCATCAGCGCGACGCTGCAGGCCCTGCCGGCCGATGCGGGCGCGCCGGACGGTCAGGTGCCCGAAGCCGCATGACCCCCTCTGCCTCTTCCCTTCCTCGCTACGCGCGCATCACCGGCACCGGCAGCTACTTGCCGCCGCGTCGCCTGACCAACGCCCAACTCGCCGCCGAGCTGGCTCAGAGCGGCGTCGAGACCTCCGATGAATGGATCGTCGAGCGCACCGGTATCCGCGCTCGCCACTTCGCGGCGACCGACGTCGCCTGCAGCGACCTGGCCGTCGAAGCCGCTCGCCATGCGCTCGAGGCAGCAGGGCGGCAGGCGGCCGAAATCGACCTGATCATCGTGGCGACCTCCACGCCCGACATGGTCTTCCCCTCGACAGCCTGCATCGTGCAGCACAAGCTCGGTGTCGCCGGCTGCCCGGCCTTCGACCTGCAGGCGGTGTGTTCCGGCTTCGTCTATGCGCTGTCGGTGGCCGATGCCATGATCCGCACGGGCGCCGCCAGCAGGGCGCTCGTGATCGGTGCCGAGGTGTTCTCCCGCATCCTCGATTTCAAGGATCGCACCACCTGCGTGCTGTTCGGCGACGGTGCCGGTGCCGTGGTGCTGGAGGCCAGCGACACGCCGGGCATCCTGGCGACCGAACTGCATGCCGACGGCAGCCATGTGGGCATCCTGTGCGTGCCGGGCACGGTCGCTGGCGGCCACGTCACCGGCGATCCGCTGCTCAAGATGGACGGACAGGCGGTGTTCAAGCTCGCCGTCCGGGTGCTCGACGAGGCGGCGCGCGCGGTGCTGGCCAAGGCCGGCCGCCAGGAGGCGGACGTCGACTGGCTGATTCCGCACCAAGCCAACATCCGCATCATGCAGGGCACGGCCAAGAAGCTGAAGCTGCCGCTGGAGAAGCTGGTCGTGACCGTCGACGAGCACGGCAATACGTCGGCCGCCTCGGTGCCGCTGGCGCTGGACCACGCGGTGCGCAGCGGCCGGGTCAAGCCGGGCGACACGGTGATGCTCGAAGGCGTGGGCGGCGGCTTCACCTGGGGCGCGGTGCTGCTCGACCTGTGATCGGCGCCGGGCCCGCCCGGCCAGAAGCCATAAGAAGATTGGGAAGTTCTCGATGTCCGCATTCGCATTTGTCTTTCCCGGCCAGGGCTCCCAGACCGTCGGCATGCTCGACGCCTGGGGCGATCACCCGGTCGTGGGCGAGACCCTGGCCGAAGCCTCGCAGGCGCTCGGCGAGGATCTGGTCGCGCTGATCCGGTCGGGTCCGAAGGAGGCGCTGGACCTCACCTCGAACACCCAGCCGGTGATGCTCGCAGCCAGCATCGCCTGCTACCGTGCCTGGCTGGCCGAGACCGGCCGGTCGCCGTCGATCGTGGCTGGGCACTCGCTG is drawn from Methylibium petroleiphilum PM1 and contains these coding sequences:
- the rpmF gene encoding 50S ribosomal protein L32, translated to MAVQQNKKSPSKRGMHRSHNALNTPGLAIEPTTGETHLRHHISATGFYRGRKVLKTKADA
- a CDS encoding YceD family protein, whose translation is MKPSEQNPLRLNVAGLAADAASLSGTWSLTTLERLAASAHADAPPAAGDEVVWAARGEQRRRTGGSPEVWMHLQARTSVRLQCQRCLAPVEVALDCDRWFQFVATEDAAAALDADSEDDVLELTRALDLRELVEDEFLLSLPVVPRHDRCPEPLVVTGDVLAAEPVAPAKENPFAVLQALKTPKAGH
- the plsX gene encoding phosphate acyltransferase PlsX; the protein is MNDPLASAAEARSATVRLAVDCMGGDHGPSVTLPACRAFLAAHPGAELLLVGRPEALAPAAGWERCTLVSASEVVAMDDPVEVALRRKRDSSLRVAISQVKPVDGVAAAQACVSAGNTGALMAVARYVLKTLDGIDRPAIATVMPNQLDGHTTVLDLGANVDCTAEHLLQFAVMGSALVAAVEGKANPSVGLLNIGEEAIKGSETIKRAGELLRAAAAGGQLNFVGNVEGNDIFTGRTDIVVCDGFVGNVALKTAEGLASMLSSFIRQEFTRSWYSKLAALVALPVLRHFKNRVDHRRYNGAALLGLRGLVFKSHGSADAFAFEQALNRAYDAARNRLLDRVHDRISATLQALPADAGAPDGQVPEAA
- a CDS encoding SAM-dependent methyltransferase; amino-acid sequence: MKGRLILVPNTLDLGTLVGSLPPPDLREVLPQGVIDAAARLRYWVCENAKSTRAFLKRVDAITPLAQPLQTLEIRELQRPPKGRHAAEPADLRALLAPALDGHDIGLISEAGLPAVADPGAALVAAAHAADVSVQPLPGPTSLLLALAASGLNGQSFAFVGYVPQEAGAQAQRLKELEALSRRLGQTQLMIETPYRNGALLRALLSALAPDTWLSVSCGLTLPGGWTRSARVAQWRQRSTELPADVPAVFALLAG
- a CDS encoding Maf family nucleotide pyrophosphatase; translated protein: MIPTPPPRLILGSTSRYRRELLMRLRVPFEVDSPRVDETPLAGEAPAALAERLALAKAHEVAARHADAVVIGSDQVADLDGTPIGKPGGHQRAVEQLRSMSGRTVVFQTALAVVRPATGFERLLRVPVAVRFRALGDAEIEAYLRAEQPYDCAGSAKSEGLGIALLDAIESDDPTALIGLPLIATAKLLREAGIDVLLRSPG
- a CDS encoding beta-ketoacyl-ACP synthase III, whose product is MTPSASSLPRYARITGTGSYLPPRRLTNAQLAAELAQSGVETSDEWIVERTGIRARHFAATDVACSDLAVEAARHALEAAGRQAAEIDLIIVATSTPDMVFPSTACIVQHKLGVAGCPAFDLQAVCSGFVYALSVADAMIRTGAASRALVIGAEVFSRILDFKDRTTCVLFGDGAGAVVLEASDTPGILATELHADGSHVGILCVPGTVAGGHVTGDPLLKMDGQAVFKLAVRVLDEAARAVLAKAGRQEADVDWLIPHQANIRIMQGTAKKLKLPLEKLVVTVDEHGNTSAASVPLALDHAVRSGRVKPGDTVMLEGVGGGFTWGAVLLDL